A window of bacterium genomic DNA:
ACGAACGGCTCGCGGACTTATGAGAACGAAGCGAGGGCTTCTGAGAGGTTGTCGTGAACCTCGAATACCGAGATCAGTTGCGTGATCTGCAGAATGTCGGTGACCTTGGGCGGCAGATTGACCAGCTTGAGCTGGCCGCCGCGATTGGAGACCGAGGTGAAGGCACTCACCAGCTCGCCGATTCCCGAGGAGTCGATGGTGCTCACCCCTCCGAGATCGACCAGGATATTGCGGGCGCCGGCTTCCAGCGCCTCGGACACCGCCTCACGCAAGGCGACGTCCCCGACGCCGATCGTGATTTTGCCTTTGGGCTCGATAATCGTCACACCTTGCTCGTGACGCGCTTCGATCTTCATGCTCGCTCCTTCAGAATTGAGTTATTCGCGAATTGAGTCTAGTCTCTAATCCGTCCGGATCCCCGCGATCTGCTTGCGTAGAGTCACCACCGTACCGCCTTCGGGTCGGGAGCTGTACTCGATCTCGTCCATGAAGTTGCTCATGTAGAAGATCCCGCGGCC
This region includes:
- a CDS encoding STAS domain-containing protein, which encodes MKIEARHEQGVTIIEPKGKITIGVGDVALREAVSEALEAGARNILVDLGGVSTIDSSGIGELVSAFTSVSNRGGQLKLVNLPPKVTDILQITQLISVFEVHDNLSEALASFS